One stretch of Pieris brassicae chromosome 8, ilPieBrab1.1, whole genome shotgun sequence DNA includes these proteins:
- the LOC123712706 gene encoding solute carrier family 22 member 2-like, translating into MTISIPKMCEAKDLEAEETVERSVDLDFVLVNELGQFGRFQIKYICLIALPMMSSGFFGDYVFTATALPHRCRIPECGESNKSDVFGPDWITNAIPRTDAGASCERYAPAQSGDNGSLLHCPIDLFDHLITQKCDEFVYDGVTSVVYDFDLGCKEWLRTLAGTLSNLGTLLVLPLVGYISDHFGRRMALLFSVFNTALIGVFKAFSVNYTMFLVLQLLQTSLGAGLASSAYIFSTELVGPKYRVLTSATSSATFACGEVVLGVVAWLVRPWRSLLLTLYIPVFLLLSYHWILSESVRWLLAKKKYAEARQVLENVAKTNKTNISAKSMNALLNPPTRNLKTDPRNLIESFFKSKILLRRVCTTPVWWITTTFVYYGLSINSTSLSKTVYLNYILTVAIEIPGFYTAVLTLDRFGRKMTLCSGFFFSAACNLAFVIIPAELTVLRLVVYLAGKFGISLVFTSLYLYTSELYPTEFRHSLLGFSSMVGRIGSICAPLTPLLTNYWLGLPNTVFAILGLMSGLLVLTQPETFGKKLPDTLEEAEMIGK; encoded by the exons ATGACTATATCTATCCC CAAAATGTGCGAAGCCAAGGATTTGGAAGCAGAGGAAACAGTTGAAAGAAGTGTCGATTTGGACTTTGTGTTGGTGAATGAGTTGGGCCAATTTGGACGATTTCAAATCAAATACATATGTCTCATTGCACTGCCAATGATGAGTTCGGGGTTCTTCGGCGATTACGTGTTTACGGCCACCGCGCTCCCACATAG ATGTCGTATTCCTGAGTGTGGTGAGAGCAATAAGAGTGACGTCTTCGGTCCGGACTGGATCACCAATGCAATACCACGAACAGATGCAGGTGCAAGCTGTGAGAGATATGCGCCTGCGCAGTCTGGCGACAACGGCTCCTTGCTTCACTGTCCCATAGATCTCTTTGATCACTTAATCACACAAAAATGTGATGAATTTGTATACGATGGTGTCACTTCTGTTGTATACGAT TTTGACCTGGGATGTAAAGAATGGCTTAGAACCCTGGCTGGAACGCTGAGTAATCTTGGCACGTTGTTGGTTCTACCACTTGTCGGCTACATCTCTGACCACTTTGGGCGACGCATGGCATTACTCTTCAGTGTCTTCAACACGGCCCTCATTGGGGTTTTCAAGGCTTTTTCAGTAAACTACACCATGTTCCTTGTTCTACAACTACTGCAAACTTCTTTAGGAGCAGGATTAGCAAGTTCTGCttacatttttt CCACCGAGTTAGTAGGTCCGAAGTATCGAGTGCTTACGTCCGCTACATCTTCGGCAACGTTTGCCTGCGGGGAGGTGGTTCTAGGTGTAGTAGCTTGGCTTGTCCGCCCGTGGCGATCTCTACTCCTGACTCTGTACATCCCGGTCTTTCTTCTTTTATCGTACCATTGGATACTGTCCGAAAGCGTCCGGTGGCTGTTAGCAAAGAAGAAATACGCTGAAGCGAGACAAGTACTAGAGAATGTcgctaaaacaaataaaacaaacattagtGCGAAATCTATGAATGCTTTATTGAATCCTCCAACAAGGAACttaaaa ACTGATCCTCGGAATCTAATAGAATCGTTCTTTAAATCCAAAATTCTTCTGAGACGCGTGTGTACGACTCCTGTGTGGTGGATTACAACGACCTTTGTCTACTACGGCCTATCAATTAACTCAACAAGCCTGTCGAAAAccgtgtatttaaattatatcctGACAGTTGCAATAGAAATACCAGGCTTTTACACGGCCGTGCTCACATTGGATAGATTCGGGAGAAAGATGACGCTTTGTAGTGGCTTCTTCTTTAGTGCAGCCTGTAACTTAGCGTTTGTTATTATACCGGCAG AGCTCACAGTGCTCCGGCTGGTAGTGTACCTCGCTGGTAAATTCGGTATTTCACTGGTGTTCACGTCTCTGTACCTCTATACATCAGAGCTCTACCCCACCGAGTTTAGACACAGTCTATTGGGCTTCTCATCTATGGTCGGTCGGATTGGGTCTATATGCGCACCTCTTACACCACTTCTT ACTAATTATTGGCTTGGTTTGCCAAACACAGTGTTCGCTATATTGGGCTTAATGTCAGGCCTCTTGGTCCTCACGCAGCCCGAAACTTTTGGAAAGAAATTGCCGGATACCTTGGAGGAGGCCGAAatgattggaaaataa
- the LOC123712710 gene encoding organic cation transporter protein-like, with translation MEDARDEIKTAEIKRVDLDDVLVNELGQFGPFQLRYMVLVSIPLILSASMGEYIFSAAAIPHRCRVPECGEDSKLVRFDPDWLTNAMPERTSASTCSRYRPRDISVNGSLDYCPADLFDSSVTVECDSYVYARDNSVVYEFDLGCQEFMRVLAGTLNSVGTLLVLPITGYVSDRFGRRVALIISVFNLALIGFIRAFSVNYNMYLALQILQTTLGAGSFSAAYIFAAELVGPKWRVLASATAMSMFSTGQVILGAVAWVIQPWRYMIMAIHIPSFLIISYYWILSESIRWLLSKQRFEEARTALENIARVNKTHISEKSMQGLLMPPAVTAESAKESKDGLLKTIFKSKILLRRVCTTPVWWITTTFVYYGLSINSTSLSDTIYLNFILTVAIEIPGCFTGVFLLDRIGRKPTLSAGFFFSAACNIAFVFIPSDVSVARLVVYLAGKFGISLVLSSLYLYTSELYPTEFRHTLLAFSSMIGRIGSITAPLTPVLMDYWHGIPSMLFGGMSILSGLLILTQPETRGTKMPDTLADAEAIGRNTK, from the exons atggagGACGCAAGAGACGAAATAAAAACTGCTGAAATAAAGAGAGTAGATTTAGATGATGTGTTAGTGAATGAGTTGGGTCAATTTGGACCCTTCCAGCTTCGTTACATGGTCCTTGTATCGATTCCGCTAATTTTGTCCGCCTCTATGGGTGAATATATTTTCTCAGCTGCGGCAATCCCTCACAG ATGCCGTGTCCCAGAATGTGGTGAAGATTCGAAATTAGTCCGGTTTGACCCCGATTGGCTAACGAATGCTATGCCCGAGAGGACGTCAGCCTCCACCTGCAGTCGTTACCGGCCAAGAGATATAAGTGTTAACGGCTCTTTAGATTACTGTCCCGCAGATCTGTTCGACTCGTCAGTCACCGTTGAATGTGATAGTTATGTCTATGCGAGGGACAACTCAGTTGTCTATGAG ttTGATCTCGGTTGTCAGGAGTTCATGCGAGTTTTAGCGGGGACGCTTAATAGTGTAGGAACTTTACTTGTGTTACCGATAACAGGCTATGTGTCCGATAGGTTTGGGCGGAGAGTAGCGTTGATCATAAGTGTGTTTAATTTGGCCTTAATCGGGTTTATACGAGCTTTTTCGGTAAACTACAATATGTACTTGGCCCTACAAATTCTCCAAACTACACTTGGAGCTGGAAGCTTCAGTGCAGCGTATATCTTTG CCGCTGAGCTGGTCGGGCCCAAATGGAGAGTGTTAGCGAGTGCAACAGCAATGTCTATGTTTTCAACTGGACAAGTGATTTTAGGTGCAGTAGCTTGGGTTATTCAGCCTTGGCGCTACATGATTATGGCCATCCATATTCCCTCCTTCCTCATTATCTCCTATTACTGGATTTTGTCTGAGAGCATTAGATGGCTTCTATCAAAGCAAAGGTTTGAAGAAGCTAGAACGGCATTGGAAAATATTGCGAGAGTGAATAAGACACATATAAGTGAAAAGTCCATGCAGGGATTGTTGATGCCACCCGCTGTCACTGCGGAATCAGCGAAG GAAAGCAAGGATGGCCTtctgaaaacaatatttaagtcGAAAATCTTATTACGCCGAGTGTGCACCACCCCCGTTTGGTGGATCACCACAACTTTCGTCTACTACGGTCTCTCTATCAACTCCACCAGTCTCTCTGATACAATCTATCTGAACTTCATCTTGACGGTTGCCATAGAGATTCCAGGATGCTTTACGGGTGTTTTCCTTTTGGATAGGATTGGAAGGAAACCTACCCTGTCCGCAGGGTTCTTCTTCAGCGCCGCTTGTAATATAGCTTTTGTCTTTATTCCCTCAG ATGTCAGCGTGGCCCGTCTGGTGGTGTATCTTGCGGGTAAATTCGGTATCTCGCTGGTACTTTCTTCTCTGTACCTCTACACATCAGAGCTGTACCCCACAGAATTTAGACACACGTTACTGGCCTTCTCCTCGATGATTGGCAGAATTGGGTCAATCACAGCACCGCTCACACCTGTactt ATGGACTATTGGCACGGTATTCCGTCCATGCTGTTCGGAGGCATGTCGATACTATCTGGTCTACTGATTCTCACTCAACCCGAAACAAGGGGCACCAAAATGCCTGATACTCTTGCTGATGCAGAGGCCATTGGGAGGAACACGAAATGA